A region from the Chitinophaga sp. Cy-1792 genome encodes:
- a CDS encoding TlpA disulfide reductase family protein has product MKTIRFILLSALFICAGLHVVKAQSFFKLEGKINVDTGTVTMLPAGDDAYYPGGKGKYTAHIEGGRFVISDTCSYPYQFRLYVRKSPVAVYVSDYFLVEPGAQQVTCDFNASGKIPELENKNTIERKQELLPAFVQTDNYRDSIRNIFFALGKEHKLTDSITANYNHQHDSIIINRKKILNNYVISHPDSYAALWELVLRLKDSYDELYKQAFDRLSPAVRASYTGTALKRRLDQAAITAIGAKFPSLALADTSNAPVKLLGGSKEKYTLIDFWFSHCSACISEFEEYRKIYATYNARGFTIKGVSTDNKAMIPAWKEAIAKYQLTWPQYLDLAGVKAADLSVEAFPTNFLLDSEGRIIKRDISTAELAQFLSAKLK; this is encoded by the coding sequence ATGAAAACGATCCGCTTCATTTTGTTGTCTGCATTGTTTATTTGCGCTGGACTGCACGTGGTAAAAGCGCAGTCTTTCTTTAAGTTGGAAGGGAAAATAAATGTAGATACAGGAACGGTGACGATGTTGCCGGCGGGAGATGACGCCTATTATCCCGGAGGCAAGGGCAAATATACCGCTCATATCGAAGGTGGCAGGTTTGTAATTTCGGATACCTGTTCTTATCCCTATCAGTTCAGGTTATATGTTCGGAAAAGCCCGGTTGCAGTTTATGTTTCTGATTACTTCCTTGTAGAGCCCGGCGCACAGCAGGTTACCTGTGATTTTAATGCCAGCGGAAAGATACCTGAACTGGAAAATAAAAATACAATCGAGCGTAAGCAGGAACTGTTGCCGGCATTTGTACAGACAGATAATTATAGGGATAGTATTCGCAATATATTTTTTGCGTTGGGAAAGGAGCATAAGCTGACAGACTCGATTACCGCTAATTATAATCACCAGCATGATAGTATTATCATCAATAGAAAGAAAATTTTGAACAACTATGTTATCAGTCACCCGGACTCTTATGCTGCCCTGTGGGAATTAGTGCTTCGGTTAAAAGATAGCTACGATGAGCTGTACAAACAGGCATTCGATCGTTTATCCCCTGCCGTTAGAGCTTCCTATACAGGTACGGCACTAAAGCGCAGACTGGATCAGGCAGCCATAACTGCGATAGGCGCAAAGTTTCCTTCACTGGCGCTGGCTGATACCAGTAATGCACCTGTAAAACTACTGGGAGGTTCAAAAGAAAAATATACGCTGATAGATTTCTGGTTTAGCCATTGTTCAGCATGTATCAGCGAGTTTGAGGAGTACAGGAAAATATATGCAACATACAACGCCCGGGGCTTTACGATAAAAGGTGTATCCACAGATAATAAGGCAATGATTCCCGCCTGGAAGGAAGCTATTGCCAAATATCAGCTGACATGGCCGCAATATCTCGATCTGGCCGGGGTGAAAGCCGCAGATCTTTCTGTAGAGGCTTTTCCTACCAACTTCCTGCTCGACAGTGAAGGGCGTATCATCAAACGTGATATCTCCACCGCTGAATTAGCACAGTTCCTTAGTGC
- a CDS encoding leucine-rich repeat domain-containing protein, with product MNADKHISFNPYSHHLSIYDYNGVLPPLQEDFFLQYPLVKELTIHIKGCTSLPASFDTLLHLEKLDIGINIKTFPESISQMQYLRSLRLNSSNMDFNKEASRLATLPVLEELILVGYRGNTFPYNISLLQSLTDLHLPEKKKNTGKVPEIIQLIKSLPKLKKLDIQIGGKEDANVLLAMENIPLLDRLERLDYHNYGVSQLTIGLTRHVKMASDYGNIIPGFREQTANKSFSDFQLQVLFGLASQNITALNKLLPNSLEAAIREQRKVTLRLLEKLKGESMKSINEKLQPHGIKADNKADGEGVIVVIGNSTTVEQLLPFLAGNVEVITADQLKQVLVSGADHWLLQEENESSNTHLLQLLTSNQAENYALAFEIIATGGANKTIQSILAAVMLAHTDQDISKKATSLYTKFGSPSFLQHIKGSRRLSLRMGGDTDYKLNYILRNPDIDNMIFRFMHHTIAATISTEGRKTFSMKGVKGLSLPPETIYFTDIQNWHFEGCEQFDIDAAIRVLRDMPTCKELLLNKCNIVIPAAIGALTQLERLEIAYNSVEDGSILQPLERLTTLDVSGLKLKNWEWLDAFKQLETLCLGYNQLTQVPAAVFNMSKLEKLELKYNKLTKLPEELAQLSGLQDLDFSNNQISQFPYFLAKFNLSKLLLRSNKIAQIDTELLYAANGNAAISWDTLNLSRNGLQTLSFKADKTSFSHLDISHNQLTVLDATLFTSRLREFYANDNNITALPEAAVVSSYYDYFWIHNNQITELPAHFARTRIQNCDLSNNAIASIHPDFATHGAERYNRLYWKIQNNYLGKMTEMGGMYIKDQKKV from the coding sequence ATGAATGCCGATAAGCATATCTCTTTTAATCCCTATAGCCACCACCTGAGTATTTATGATTATAATGGCGTGCTTCCGCCATTGCAGGAGGATTTCTTTCTGCAATACCCCCTGGTGAAAGAACTTACCATTCACATAAAAGGTTGTACCAGTCTGCCGGCTTCTTTTGATACTTTGCTGCACCTGGAAAAACTGGATATCGGCATTAATATAAAAACATTCCCGGAAAGCATCAGCCAGATGCAGTACCTCAGGTCGCTGCGGTTGAATAGTTCCAATATGGACTTCAATAAAGAAGCTTCCCGACTGGCTACTTTGCCGGTATTGGAAGAGCTGATACTGGTTGGTTATCGCGGCAATACCTTTCCGTATAATATCAGCCTGCTTCAATCGCTCACCGACCTGCATCTGCCCGAGAAGAAAAAAAATACCGGCAAAGTACCGGAGATAATCCAGCTGATTAAAAGTTTACCGAAATTAAAAAAGCTGGACATACAAATTGGTGGGAAGGAAGATGCAAACGTATTGCTGGCAATGGAAAATATACCATTGCTGGACCGGCTGGAAAGATTGGATTACCACAATTACGGCGTTTCGCAGCTTACTATCGGGCTAACCAGACATGTTAAAATGGCCAGTGATTATGGAAATATAATCCCCGGGTTCCGCGAGCAAACAGCGAATAAGTCTTTCAGTGATTTTCAGCTACAGGTTTTATTTGGACTTGCTTCACAAAATATAACGGCATTGAATAAACTTTTGCCAAACTCACTGGAAGCGGCTATACGGGAACAACGAAAAGTTACCTTGCGCCTGTTGGAAAAGCTGAAAGGGGAAAGTATGAAGTCTATTAATGAAAAGCTACAGCCGCATGGTATTAAGGCAGATAATAAGGCTGATGGGGAAGGGGTAATTGTCGTAATTGGCAATAGCACTACCGTGGAACAACTCCTTCCATTTTTAGCCGGTAATGTGGAGGTGATCACTGCTGATCAGCTGAAACAGGTGTTGGTAAGTGGGGCGGACCACTGGCTGTTACAGGAAGAGAACGAAAGTTCAAACACACACCTGCTACAGTTGCTGACCAGTAACCAGGCAGAAAATTACGCGCTTGCATTCGAGATAATCGCTACAGGAGGCGCCAATAAAACTATACAGAGCATACTGGCAGCCGTGATGCTGGCACATACTGATCAGGATATCAGTAAAAAGGCCACCTCTTTATATACAAAATTTGGCTCACCATCGTTCCTGCAACACATAAAAGGTTCCCGGCGCTTGTCGCTACGAATGGGGGGCGACACAGATTATAAACTCAATTATATTTTGAGAAACCCGGATATTGATAACATGATATTCCGGTTCATGCACCATACCATCGCTGCTACCATCAGCACGGAAGGTAGGAAAACCTTTAGTATGAAAGGCGTGAAGGGACTTTCCTTACCTCCTGAAACTATTTATTTTACGGATATACAAAACTGGCATTTTGAAGGCTGCGAACAGTTTGATATTGACGCTGCCATTCGGGTATTGCGTGACATGCCAACTTGTAAAGAGCTGTTGCTGAATAAGTGTAATATCGTCATACCTGCGGCAATTGGAGCGCTGACACAGCTTGAGCGGCTGGAGATAGCGTATAATAGTGTGGAAGATGGTAGCATCCTTCAACCGCTGGAGCGATTAACAACCCTGGATGTATCCGGACTAAAACTTAAAAACTGGGAATGGCTGGATGCCTTTAAACAGCTGGAAACACTGTGTTTGGGCTATAATCAGCTGACGCAGGTGCCGGCGGCAGTTTTTAACATGAGCAAGCTGGAAAAGCTGGAGTTGAAATATAATAAACTGACGAAATTGCCGGAAGAGTTGGCGCAGCTGTCGGGGTTGCAGGACCTTGATTTTTCAAATAATCAGATCAGTCAGTTTCCTTATTTTCTAGCTAAATTTAATCTGTCTAAATTACTGCTGCGGTCCAATAAAATTGCGCAGATAGATACTGAATTACTATATGCTGCCAATGGAAATGCTGCCATTTCGTGGGATACCCTGAATCTCTCCCGCAATGGCCTGCAAACATTGTCTTTTAAGGCTGATAAAACCAGTTTTTCACACCTGGATATCTCGCATAATCAGCTTACTGTATTGGATGCAACGCTCTTCACATCCAGACTGCGTGAATTTTATGCCAATGATAATAACATCACAGCATTGCCGGAAGCAGCAGTTGTGAGCTCCTACTATGATTATTTCTGGATTCATAACAACCAGATTACCGAACTGCCGGCGCATTTTGCAAGAACGCGTATTCAAAATTGTGACCTGAGCAATAACGCTATTGCCAGTATTCATCCTGATTTTGCAACGCATGGAGCAGAGCGGTATAACAGGCTGTACTGGAAAATACAAAATAACTATTTAGGAAAGATGACTGAAATGGGAGGTATGTATATTAAAGATCAGAAGAAAGTATAA
- a CDS encoding AAA family ATPase, translating to MSKNQQFNFSTYGAKVNADHVQRLLEHVTQQHLSGTETRRPTPVCIWGLHGIGKTELVRDFAHNQGFQFVYIAPAQFEEMGDLLGMPRIAHANANDTTQFAAPDWVPTTPGPGIFLIDDVNRADDRILRGIMQLLQNYELVSWRFPPGWMIVLTANPDGGDYSVSAMDDAMLTRMMHVTMEFDVKTWARWAEGAGIDPRGINFVLTYPEIVSGSRTTPRSLVQFFHALAPIKDLRANLDLVKILGDGCLDESTTVAFITFINMDMDKLIPPEEILNAPNFQVIEGQLKELVDGTTKRMDILSVMMTRLTNHLLNMKEELKAKAFENLQAFILLPFIPNDLRLAMAQELVSSTNKSLKKLYGIPAIAKLLLTKM from the coding sequence ATGTCCAAAAACCAACAGTTTAATTTTAGTACTTACGGTGCCAAAGTGAACGCAGATCATGTACAGCGATTACTGGAGCATGTGACACAACAGCATTTATCCGGTACTGAAACCAGGAGACCAACGCCAGTATGCATCTGGGGGCTTCATGGTATCGGGAAAACAGAATTGGTACGAGACTTTGCACATAACCAGGGCTTCCAGTTTGTATACATCGCCCCTGCCCAGTTTGAGGAAATGGGCGACCTGCTGGGAATGCCCAGAATTGCCCATGCTAACGCCAACGACACTACGCAGTTTGCCGCACCAGACTGGGTGCCTACCACACCGGGCCCCGGTATTTTTCTCATAGATGACGTAAACCGTGCCGATGACCGCATTCTTCGCGGTATTATGCAACTGCTGCAAAACTATGAACTGGTAAGCTGGCGCTTTCCGCCGGGATGGATGATCGTACTCACCGCCAACCCCGATGGGGGCGACTATTCCGTATCGGCAATGGATGATGCCATGCTGACCCGTATGATGCATGTTACAATGGAGTTTGATGTGAAAACATGGGCCAGATGGGCAGAAGGTGCAGGTATCGATCCAAGGGGTATCAACTTTGTACTCACCTATCCGGAAATAGTAAGCGGCAGCAGAACAACACCCCGCTCACTGGTACAGTTCTTTCATGCACTGGCGCCGATAAAAGACCTTCGTGCTAACCTGGACCTGGTGAAGATACTGGGAGACGGATGTCTGGATGAGTCCACCACCGTGGCTTTCATCACCTTCATCAATATGGATATGGATAAACTTATTCCGCCGGAAGAAATATTAAATGCACCTAACTTCCAGGTCATAGAAGGGCAGCTCAAAGAATTGGTAGATGGTACCACTAAGCGCATGGATATCTTGTCAGTGATGATGACACGACTCACCAATCACTTGCTGAACATGAAAGAAGAACTCAAAGCCAAAGCTTTTGAAAACCTGCAGGCATTTATACTGCTGCCTTTTATTCCAAACGACCTGCGATTAGCCATGGCGCAGGAACTGGTAAGCTCCACCAATAAAAGCCTGAAAAAATTGTATGGCATCCCTGCTATTGCAAAATTACTATTAACTAAAATGTAA
- a CDS encoding VWA-like domain-containing protein, with protein MNTLEDHRRILEEVTRTSIELLLQEPFYSHFFATINKEIVAADGPIGTMAVGLRGRGHTLYVNPVFWDQFFTDKRHRYGVVKHEVLHIVLKHTLVHEPGKDRLLVNIAMDLVVNQYIDHALLPPESVFLHKFPELLLEQGQSWKYYYEKLRYLQENKETLFKDSESLATLSAITEHSHGMERHKAWKEIYTADNIDKSLMDADIDHQLQLARSRTNEKSYGRMPAGIRQYLDGLLIKNKPLVDWRRVVKLFGASSARTKVRNTLKRPSRRFGTNPGIKICRQQKLLVAIDTSGSIAASEVSAFFNEIHHLWRQGAEIMVVECDAKVQHAYPYKGQLPAFIKGGGGTDFNPPIHYGNTIFQPDALIYFTDGIAPCPQTVARFPILWVISSNGIAASSAAFQALPGRKARLAAD; from the coding sequence ATGAATACCCTGGAAGATCACCGCAGAATATTGGAAGAAGTAACCCGTACCAGCATTGAATTGTTGCTCCAGGAACCATTCTATTCACATTTCTTTGCCACTATCAACAAGGAAATTGTTGCGGCAGACGGCCCTATCGGTACCATGGCGGTAGGTTTGAGAGGTAGAGGCCATACCCTGTATGTCAATCCCGTGTTCTGGGACCAGTTCTTTACGGATAAGCGACACCGTTATGGGGTAGTCAAGCATGAAGTATTGCATATTGTATTGAAGCATACGCTGGTTCATGAGCCGGGAAAGGACAGGCTGCTCGTTAATATTGCGATGGACCTGGTAGTAAACCAGTATATAGATCATGCCCTGTTGCCGCCCGAATCGGTATTCCTGCATAAATTTCCGGAACTACTACTGGAGCAGGGGCAAAGCTGGAAATACTACTACGAAAAGCTGCGTTACCTGCAGGAGAATAAGGAGACCCTGTTTAAGGATAGTGAGAGCCTGGCTACCTTATCTGCGATCACCGAACATTCTCATGGGATGGAACGCCATAAGGCCTGGAAGGAAATATATACGGCTGATAATATTGATAAATCATTAATGGATGCGGACATCGATCATCAGTTGCAACTGGCACGGTCAAGGACCAACGAAAAAAGTTATGGCCGTATGCCGGCGGGGATCAGGCAATACCTGGATGGGTTGCTGATCAAAAATAAACCGCTGGTCGACTGGCGGCGGGTGGTAAAGCTTTTTGGTGCCAGCAGTGCCAGAACGAAGGTGCGCAACACGTTGAAGCGTCCTTCCAGGCGATTTGGTACCAATCCCGGTATTAAAATCTGCCGGCAGCAAAAATTACTGGTAGCCATAGATACATCCGGTAGTATTGCTGCGTCCGAGGTATCCGCATTCTTCAATGAAATACATCACCTGTGGCGGCAAGGCGCCGAAATAATGGTGGTGGAATGTGATGCTAAAGTACAACATGCCTATCCTTATAAAGGCCAGCTGCCTGCTTTCATAAAAGGTGGTGGAGGCACAGATTTCAATCCGCCTATACACTATGGTAATACCATCTTCCAACCTGATGCACTGATCTATTTTACAGATGGCATTGCTCCCTGTCCGCAAACAGTGGCGCGCTTTCCGATACTATGGGTCATCAGCAGTAATGGCATTGCTGCCAGCTCAGCAGCATTCCAGGCATTGCCTGGCAGAAAGGCACGCCTGGCGGCGGATTAA
- a CDS encoding RNA polymerase sigma factor, which produces MQDVALIRNGDQKAFEQCFNQHWPSLYAFAFKTLGNSADAKDVVQQVFISIWARRDKLQINTSLEGYLHQAVKYQSLKKLQEMLGRPENLDHVQEFILPVLNDIWEKMDTADVFKEIDQQLDLLPPKTKEIFLLSRKHQLSITEISGKLNLSEKTVRNQLHIALKALRHHIAVAVVMTQLLS; this is translated from the coding sequence ATGCAAGATGTAGCGCTCATCCGAAATGGAGACCAGAAAGCTTTTGAACAATGTTTTAACCAGCATTGGCCCTCCCTGTATGCATTTGCTTTTAAAACACTGGGCAACTCCGCTGACGCCAAAGACGTGGTGCAGCAGGTATTTATATCGATATGGGCCAGGAGAGATAAACTCCAGATCAATACCTCACTGGAAGGCTATCTGCACCAGGCCGTGAAATACCAGTCGCTCAAAAAACTGCAGGAAATGCTGGGCCGTCCGGAAAACCTGGACCATGTACAGGAATTTATTCTGCCGGTATTAAATGATATATGGGAGAAGATGGATACTGCGGATGTTTTTAAAGAAATAGACCAGCAGCTCGACCTCCTGCCCCCCAAAACCAAAGAAATATTTCTACTAAGCAGAAAACACCAGCTCTCCATTACAGAAATTTCGGGCAAACTGAATCTATCCGAAAAAACTGTCCGAAACCAGCTCCACATTGCGTTAAAGGCACTTCGACATCATATAGCCGTTGCCGTTGTAATGACCCAGTTACTGAGTTAA
- a CDS encoding FecR family protein, giving the protein MNIVQLKRILNNYLSGRAPAKERQLIDQYLQQAWDNREVPEDTEVQRLEVLDHLRTAMRPRMYLRWISAAAASILLMVTAGTAWHYSEEIEEWVHPIPLKQVYADKYRVQKVMLPDSSVAVLNGGTIIEFPSTFHGKNRTVKVNGEAYFDVVPDKHPFVISSPNLRVTVLGTSFVLADSLHNGQPKVSVKTGKVAVSVASIVQQVGASEELVYNLQQNQLNLFRQQEINTDWITKSMVFNDNTLQEVFNTLEHVYHIDIRCDNDSIRHQRFTGAFEASDTLDDMLKVLTVSYRLHMTKNHNSIVIR; this is encoded by the coding sequence ATGAATATTGTACAACTGAAGAGAATACTGAATAATTATCTGTCTGGCAGGGCTCCTGCCAAAGAAAGGCAGCTGATAGACCAATACCTGCAACAGGCATGGGATAACCGTGAAGTACCGGAAGATACCGAAGTACAACGCCTGGAAGTATTGGATCATCTTCGTACAGCCATGCGCCCACGTATGTACCTGCGCTGGATATCTGCTGCTGCAGCCAGTATCCTCCTGATGGTAACAGCGGGTACTGCCTGGCATTACAGCGAAGAAATCGAAGAATGGGTACATCCTATACCTTTAAAACAGGTGTATGCAGACAAATACCGCGTTCAGAAAGTAATGCTGCCCGACAGTTCTGTTGCCGTCCTCAATGGCGGTACTATCATTGAATTCCCCAGTACCTTCCACGGCAAAAACCGTACAGTGAAAGTCAATGGAGAAGCTTATTTCGATGTGGTACCCGACAAACATCCCTTTGTCATCAGTAGTCCGAATCTTCGTGTAACCGTACTCGGTACCTCCTTTGTGCTGGCAGACAGCCTCCACAACGGCCAGCCTAAAGTGAGTGTAAAAACCGGTAAGGTAGCAGTATCAGTAGCCAGCATTGTACAACAGGTAGGCGCTTCGGAAGAACTCGTATATAACCTGCAGCAAAATCAGCTCAACCTGTTTCGTCAGCAGGAAATCAATACAGACTGGATCACCAAAAGTATGGTGTTTAACGACAACACCCTGCAGGAAGTATTCAATACACTGGAACATGTCTATCACATCGATATCCGCTGCGATAATGACAGTATCCGTCACCAACGCTTTACAGGAGCATTTGAAGCCAGCGATACGCTGGATGATATGCTGAAAGTATTAACTGTATCCTACAGATTACACATGACTAAAAACCACAACAGCATCGTAATCAGATAA